The segment TACCCCTTGGCGATCATATCGCGCGATTTCATCCGGGCCAACTTAACCAGTTCACTATCCATCTGCAGCGGTGCCACGCCAGCTTCCTTCCTAGCGGCGTTAACCAAAGAAAGCATCTGGGCCTCATCCTGAGCAAGTGTCCCATTCAAATTGCTGGCATTATTCGTCTCTGCCGGCTGTTCTCTCTGTACAATATCGGCTGAAGATCCAGCTCCCGTGCTGGTCACATTACCCAGGGATTTCTGAATGTTTTCAGCCCATACCTGCACCAGCCCCGTAGAAGTGGAGTTATTGGCCTGCCAATCTACTTCTGTGACAGTTGCTAACAACTTATCATTGACCAACACCACCGGCATCCCATCAATTTCTCCAGCGTGTATGGCTGAGGGCAGCAGTTCTCCTTGGCGAGCGAACACGCTGATCCGATCAATAATAATCCTGCTTCTTTCCCATGCTGAATAATTAGGGATACTACGATAACGCATTACTACCTGACTATCAAGGGATATCTCGTATGTATTGATATCTCCCCCCTTAGGTCGGGCAGTAAGACCTATGGGTCCCCCCCATGCGGCAGGCACGAGAGAAATACTCATCATTACAAGCAACAAAAATGTCAGAGTTTTTTTCTTCATTATTTCCCCCCTTTCTGAACATATTTTAACATTAATTGTACGTTAGGAGGAAATGGCGCAGAGACTGTGACAAGCCATATTTTTATCTTAACAACCCTTGGCTCTGTCTTAGCGACGGTTATAAAGTTTTATTATCTAATGGTTTAAGTTGGCACGGCAGCTTATTGGTTCCAAATTATTAATGCTCATTTTATTCTCCCGGTGCCTTACAATAGGTGACTCTTTCTGCTGTGCCCAATATGAACCCCATTGTCTGAGCCGTTTTAACCACCAGCAATATAACCGGCGCCCACCGCCATACCCGTATACCGGCGGAAGGCAGCTTCCGCTTGGCAAGGCAGACACTTATCAAGATAAAAACTACTGCGATAAACGGTAGTAACCATGGCCGAAAAAAAATACCGCCCAACACGCTCAGCAACATACATGCCCAAATAGAAATAATATAACGGTAACTGTTGGGGAAAGCATCTGCTTGACCGTCCCCTCGTGCGCAGCACCAAAACTGCGACCACAAGTCTCCAATGCTTTTCCGTTGTTCCCAATAAACCACCGCCTCCGGCGCCAATACAAATGTACAGCCGTGCTTTCTTAAAGCCAAATCAAAATAAGTATCTTCCCCATAATTCAGCCACTGGGGATAACCACCCGCTTTTCGCCAAGCAGCCTTAGTAAATGCTACAGACCGACCGGAAGGAAGAAATTTTGTAAAATAGGGGCTCTCAGAAATAGTCAAAGCAGCGGTACACTGTTGTAATGCCGTATTGGCTTCAGGTATGTAGCGTCCGGATACAACCTCTATCTCGGGAAGTTCAAAAGGTGCGGTTATTTCCCTGAGCCAGGCCTTATCGAGAACACAGCTGGCATCAGTAATGGCAACCACCGGATATTTGGCAGTTCCTATGGCCTCGTTGCGACTCTTGGCAATGTTGGCACCAAATAATTGCAACAGTTTTACCGGAAAAGGCGCCTGCCCTTTAAAATTAATTAGGTATGCCCATGTACCATCACTGCTGCCACCATCGCTTACTATCATTTCCGCTGGATAAAAACTTTGGGCCGCCACAGAAGGAAGAAATTCCTTCAGTCTCTTTTCTTCATTTTTTACCGCAACTATCAAAGTTACCGGTATGTGCTTCATGATGCAACCCCCGATTAGATTACCATAGGCCTCGTTTTGTTTGACCTTAATTCCAAAACTATATTTCACATTATGCAAGGCCTTTCAAGAGGGTGCACCAAAAAAGCTGCCGCCTTTATGTTGTATCGAATTTCCCTATGGCCTGTGTAATTATTTGCTGGTATTTCCGAATTAATTGATTATCTGGGTAACCCTTCTCAACATCGGCAATGATGTTCCTAGCTTTATCCAGATAAAGCCGAGCCAATAATAAATAGGCCTGTAAATAATCGGTATCCAAAGCTAATGCCTTTGTAAGTAAATGTTCCGCTTCAATATATAAGTCCTTATCAGCACATACCTTACCAAGAATCAGACACCCTTCCGCATCCAAACGGTCTTCCTCCATACAATCAATCAACTCTTCAGCAGCTAATTCCCAATGTCCACATCTCCATAATATTTTTGCCAGCCGCAGAGACGGGCGTTCCCCGGGTATACCCTCTAACAGTTTAAAAATATCGGGTAGTGTTTGGATAGCTTCAAGAGACAACGCTTTTTGAACTAATACATATATTGCCGGAAGATATTCCCGGGGCACTATCCGAGGAGCATGATTAGTGATGGCCTGATGCAGTAGAAGGCACACTTGACATAGTTTATCAGAATTATTAATTTGCCATTCCTCAATAAGGTTACCTGCTTGTTGGTATTCTCCCAATAACCAATAACAAAAGCATCCTTCCGTCAAGGCCTCAGAACTCATTGAACTGGTAAATACTCCCCCCAGTTCATCTAACGCTTCCTGGAGCCGCCCCTGGCGCGCTAGCGCCTTGCCCCTTAACAGCACCAACCGTGCTTCGTATGGCCCGTCAATCAGTGCCTCATGCGCCCAATTCAAACTGCTGCTATATTGCCCAGCTTGGTACCATACATCAGCCATTAACCCCTTAAATTGAGGAGTAGAAAAATTAAAGTAAGTAAGGAGTCGTTTCTCCGCCGCCGCTGCATCCCTCTCAACCCGCAGAAGCAATTTTACTAAAGGATAGAAAGCTGATAGATGTCCCGGTCCGCTTTCAATCATTCCGATATAGGCATTTATTGCTTGTGGATAGTCTTTAATTAATTCAGATACCTGCGCTATCAGATTATATGCTCGAAAGCCGCCAACGCCATAAATGGCATCAAATTCCGACGGCGGGTCCCCAAGTTTCAGACAGTGTTCTGCTGCCTTAATGGCTTTACTATGCTGGCCTCTTTCTTTGAAAATAAATCCCGCCAAATACCAAAGGTCGGTAAAAACAGGATACTCCCTTTGTCCCTTTTCTATTACCTCCATTGCCTCGTCATATTTCTGTAATTCTATTAAACACGCAGCATAATTGCGAATTAGGGCCGGTTTATAGTCAACTGATGAATCTATTCGAAGGTAGGCCTTAGCGAAATGGCTGTTTGCTTTTTTATAGCGCCCCTGGTCCAAATACGCTGTTGCTAGGTTAAAATTAGCTAGGGCGTCTTCGGGCTGCTGCCGGTATTCCCGCAAAAGAATTTCCATGCTACTTTGCGTCTTACCCCGAATGTTAATCTTGTCAGGCACGTAACCGCCATGAAAGATGGTCAAATCACTCACCCCATTTGACATTTTCTCTTTTGTGACAAGCCCCTCACGTTAAATCCTACCAGACTGCCCTAAATGTACTTCATTACACCTTTACTTAGGTGGTAAAGAAAAAACCGGGTTAGCCCGGTCTTTAAAATTTTATTTCTAGTGCTTCTGCCACATTTTCCTGTCTATTGAATACCGTAACTTGGTCAGATCCCGCAAAGAGCAGACCCACAGCTTGCATCTGTTCATCTAAAATTAGCGACCCACTGTCTCCCGGCCGAGAAAGTATATCTGATATCACTTGGTCGGTAAATATGGCAAAATCATTACTGCCCAGGGCTACCCGTAGTGTGACGTCGACGGCGTTGACCTTACCGGCGGTAACACCGCTAGTGCGGCCGCTTTTCTGCACAGTAAGGCCCGGCTCCGCTATAGTTGTACCGGTAACCCGGCCTAATTCGTAAATATCTTCATTTACCATGTCAGCACTTGTAGGTCGGGCCACAGCGCAGTCTACCTTATTCGTAATCCCGTAATTCTTTTCCATTCGAAGTCGGTAGTTTCGTCGGACCAGCTTTACCATCCTATCACCCACCGCGGCTGCCGCCAAAGCCACTGGACAATCAATTTCTTCAAATGCTCTGTGTATAGGAATAAAACGATCTAAATGAGCTATTATATCATTATCAGTGCCACCGTCGTAAGCACCGGGCTGGTAAATTGGATCACCGGGTTGGGCTTTGCCATCTTTGCCGTTAGTAGCATTGGCCAACACATGACAGTTAGAGAGAATAAGGAGTTCGCCGCTTTTTGCATCTTTGACCACCGCACCAAAAGTCCCGGCGGTTATGTTATAATGGCCGATACTCATGCCTGGTTGGGCGGGCCGCATCCTGTCCGTTCTTCCATACATCTTAATTTCGCCGACCTCAATAACATCTGTAGCCATCTTATCTAATTTTTTAGGTACCAGAGTCTCTCCACGCAAGTATGCCTGAGGCAATTTCTTAGACACAAATACTACCATAGCAGGTTCCTTAGTTTCCTTACCCCTGACCATCTTATAGCCAACACCCACACCCACTACATTTTCCAGGGACATCAAATAATCCCTATGTTTTTCCAATGCCTTTCTGGCATTCTTCATCTGCTTCATCTCCTTTCTTAAATTGAGACATCCAACAGCCTAAGTACATTCTTTATCGGATTGTAAATAACTGCGTTATATGAACCTCCCACCAGTAGGCCAACCGCTTTTTTACCACCATTCACCAACAGCGAACCGCTGTCCCCGGGGCCTGCCATTTTGTTGGTCAGTATCTGATTTTCAAATATCGCCGTTTCCCCAAATCCATACCCGATGCGGACAGTTAAATCCACGATACGGATCCGCCCACTGGTCACCCCTGAAGCTGCACCACTTTTATAAACCCGCATGGCAACTACCCCATCTTCCGTTCCTCGCGGCCGCACAGTTAGACCAAGTATCTTTCCGTCAACCAAGCGACGGTCCGTGGGCAATGCCACTGCAGCATCAACTTTATTAACGGTAGTGTTGTCATAAAATATTGGCACATAACGGAATAATGTACCAATTAAAGCTTCAGACACCGTCCCGCCATCACCTGGGCCGGGTTGTAAGATGGGGTCACCTATCTGAGAACGGCCGTCATTACCATTGGTCAAGTTAGCCAAGATATGATTATTCGATAGAATTAGCACTTGTCTAGTCTTGTTGTCCCTGACTAATGCCCCAAAAGTACCGCAGGTAATACTTTCATGCCCAATACTCACCCCCGGCCGGGCAGGGCGCACCGAAGCTCTGCGATTAGGCATCTCTTGATAAGACTTGAACTCCCCCACTTCCACGACATCCGTAGCCACTTTACCGACGTGCTTCGGTATCACATGCTCATGAGGGAGGTTGCCTTCAGCAATTTTTCTAGTGACGCACACCATCAGTGCTTTCTCTTCGGTAGGGACAGAATGTCTCTCTTTATAGCCCACACCCACACCTACCACGTTTTTTAGTCTTAACAAAGAGTGCTTATTTTGTTTTACTGCTCGGTGAACGTGTCGCATTGTTTTTCCCCTTTCAATTAAAGAAAGCAATTACCGCTGCTACATACTATTCTTGAAAAGATTTTTCTGTTCCAGATAAATGAAACTTGGCTTGTGCCATAGAAGAATTGCCAGCTTGCTGGCCTAGTTGCACTTGTACTCTCGAGTGGAAGACTTTAGACACAGGCGGAAGTCTTAGTTGAATTTATGCCTCCCCAGAAATTCCTCTCCCGAACTGGTATAAAAAAATAAGCCACCTTATAAATAGGTAACTTATGTTAGTAACTGCTATTGCTATACGCCCAGCGGCTTACATTAAAAAGGAATAGAAAATCGAGTAAAAAACCAATCATCACTTTTCTGCCGCCGAGTAAAATAATCCTGGCGCTGTTTCCAAACATCACTGAAGATTACCTCGGTAATAACCTTGGAAAATTTGCTACTTTCTCTAAGCTGGTCTACCGCTTTGGCAGCTCGCTTCTCGCTGAGATGGCTAAAAACCATGCGAAAAAAATTATAGTTCACCTGCAGAATACTTACCGAATATGGATGCTTAGGCCTGAAGTAATGTCGGATTAATACGTCGCTATGGATATATATTTTATAGCCAAATAACCATAGCTTCAGTGAGATTTCCTCATCTTCATGGCCCCAAACTTTAAATCCTTTGTCAAATCCACCTATAGTTTCGAAGGCTTCTCTGCTTATCGCCATACAACCACCGGGAATTAATGGCACCGTATATACTGATTTATTCCTCCAAGGCAGCCACTTATTCTCTAAATTTTCATTCCAAGTTTGACCATACCCCACAGCATCGCTGCGATTAATATCACCTATAGCTGGTGCAACTGCACCTACCCCTGGACGGTTTAAGACTTCAACTAGTCCATCCAACCAGTTATCCTCCACCAAAACATGCCCATCACAGAAGACCAATATCTCCCCCCGCGCTGACCTAGCCCCTTCATTGCGAGCCTGACAAGCACCTAACCCTGACGTATTCACTAATTTCTCAGGACGGCTTCCCCCCCGGAGAAAGCCACAGCATCCGTCTACAGAACCATCATCCACCACAATTATCTCGTAATCTATACCTGTCTTAGCGTTGTCCATGGAGTTAAGCGTCATTTCTACCAAATCACCTTCATTTTTACACGGTATTATAATAGATACCAAACTCAATTCCGACCACCCCCAGGCTAAATATTTGTTGTATCATATGCCTCGGAACAATAAAAAAACACCCCCATGTAATAAGATGAGGGTGCCATATATCAATACTTTTATTTATTTGCCTATGAAGTGCTGGGTAAAAATTTGCCCGTACTGACTGCCATCCACAATACCGATACCGATATGAGTATAATTAGGACTAAGTATGTTAGCCCTGTGACCCGGGCTATTCATCAAATTCCGATGGGCTGTCTCAACCTCCGGAGCACCGGCCAAATTCTCACCAGCATAGCGATAGCCTACACCGGCGCGCCGCATCATATCAAAAGGAGATCCTAAATTTGGGGACTGGTGCGCGAAATAGCCGTTATCTACCATATCCTTGCTTTTTAGTCTGGCGGTCTCTACCAACTGCATATCAACTTTTAATGGGGCTAGTCCCCTGCTCACCCGTTCTTGGTTGACCAAATTAATCATCTGCTGCTCTTCAGCGTTTAAACCGATAGGCAGATTGGTATCATGTGCGGGACTTGAATTTCCCCCGCTAGGAGGATTATTGCCCTCATTTGTACCAGGTTGCTGGGTATCATGACTTTCCCTACCGTTTTCCGGTGTGCTCTCTTCAACATCACCGTTTCCAAGTTCCGAAGCCAGAGTCTTTAATTTACGCCACGTTTCCTGGTCTACCTCACCTGTTACGTTTAATCCTGCATCCCGCTGAAAATCCCTCACTGCCAATAAGGTTGAGATGGAATAAAACTTACTGACCTTACCTGGATTATACCCCAGGGCATCCAGCTGAGTTTCCACCTGAAATACTTCATCACCGTAACTTCCATATCTTAACTGCTGGAAATTGGAACCTGAGTCTTGGTTGTCCCGTCTATTTGGATATCGAATGATTATTCGGGTCCCTGAATTTCCATTTTGAGAAAAATTAGAAGTATCGTTACTTTTGCTAATCTTTTCATTAATTAGCTTGAGGATATCACTACCGGCAACGCCAGTCACCCTCAGGCCATTGTCCTGCTGGAACTGGCGTACCGCCCTCTTGGTGGCATAATTAAACCAGTAACTGCGAGAGCCGATACGATAACCCAATTTCTCCAGATTTTGCTTTAATGTCTGCACCTGCTCATTATAATCGCCATAACCTAATGCCTTAGCCTCGTCGTTCTGCCTGTGACCACTGCTGCCCCCATTAACATAGTAAGTAGTTGCCCCGGCTGCAGGAACGCTGGTCAATATAAAAAAAAGTGCGGTTATTACGGCCATCATCGTTGAAAATTTCTTCATTATGTCCCCTCCGTCTTGTGAATAAGTATACTAAGTTAATTAAATTATTCGCCAAGAGGATTTCTAGCCCTGCCGGTAAAAGTTACCATTAATAGGAACCCACCACATTGACTGCTGTGCCAATTGGTAA is part of the Metallumcola ferriviriculae genome and harbors:
- a CDS encoding CAP domain-containing protein is translated as MKKKTLTFLLLVMMSISLVPAAWGGPIGLTARPKGGDINTYEISLDSQVVMRYRSIPNYSAWERSRIIIDRISVFARQGELLPSAIHAGEIDGMPVVLVNDKLLATVTEVDWQANNSTSTGLVQVWAENIQKSLGNVTSTGAGSSADIVQREQPAETNNASNLNGTLAQDEAQMLSLVNAARKEAGVAPLQMDSELVKLARMKSRDMIAKGYFAHQSPTYGSPFDMMREYGVEFGYAGENLAGAPNVGTAHKNLMNSPGHRANILNTNFTHIGIGIIDGGPYGKMYTQMFISKR
- a CDS encoding glycosyltransferase, whose translation is MKHIPVTLIVAVKNEEKRLKEFLPSVAAQSFYPAEMIVSDGGSSDGTWAYLINFKGQAPFPVKLLQLFGANIAKSRNEAIGTAKYPVVAITDASCVLDKAWLREITAPFELPEIEVVSGRYIPEANTALQQCTAALTISESPYFTKFLPSGRSVAFTKAAWRKAGGYPQWLNYGEDTYFDLALRKHGCTFVLAPEAVVYWEQRKSIGDLWSQFWCCARGDGQADAFPNSYRYIISIWACMLLSVLGGIFFRPWLLPFIAVVFILISVCLAKRKLPSAGIRVWRWAPVILLVVKTAQTMGFILGTAERVTYCKAPGE
- a CDS encoding tetratricopeptide repeat protein, which translates into the protein MTIFHGGYVPDKINIRGKTQSSMEILLREYRQQPEDALANFNLATAYLDQGRYKKANSHFAKAYLRIDSSVDYKPALIRNYAACLIELQKYDEAMEVIEKGQREYPVFTDLWYLAGFIFKERGQHSKAIKAAEHCLKLGDPPSEFDAIYGVGGFRAYNLIAQVSELIKDYPQAINAYIGMIESGPGHLSAFYPLVKLLLRVERDAAAAEKRLLTYFNFSTPQFKGLMADVWYQAGQYSSSLNWAHEALIDGPYEARLVLLRGKALARQGRLQEALDELGGVFTSSMSSEALTEGCFCYWLLGEYQQAGNLIEEWQINNSDKLCQVCLLLHQAITNHAPRIVPREYLPAIYVLVQKALSLEAIQTLPDIFKLLEGIPGERPSLRLAKILWRCGHWELAAEELIDCMEEDRLDAEGCLILGKVCADKDLYIEAEHLLTKALALDTDYLQAYLLLARLYLDKARNIIADVEKGYPDNQLIRKYQQIITQAIGKFDTT
- a CDS encoding glycosyltransferase family 2 protein; amino-acid sequence: MSLVSIIIPCKNEGDLVEMTLNSMDNAKTGIDYEIIVVDDGSVDGCCGFLRGGSRPEKLVNTSGLGACQARNEGARSARGEILVFCDGHVLVEDNWLDGLVEVLNRPGVGAVAPAIGDINRSDAVGYGQTWNENLENKWLPWRNKSVYTVPLIPGGCMAISREAFETIGGFDKGFKVWGHEDEEISLKLWLFGYKIYIHSDVLIRHYFRPKHPYSVSILQVNYNFFRMVFSHLSEKRAAKAVDQLRESSKFSKVITEVIFSDVWKQRQDYFTRRQKSDDWFFTRFSIPF
- a CDS encoding peptidoglycan-binding protein, coding for MKKFSTMMAVITALFFILTSVPAAGATTYYVNGGSSGHRQNDEAKALGYGDYNEQVQTLKQNLEKLGYRIGSRSYWFNYATKRAVRQFQQDNGLRVTGVAGSDILKLINEKISKSNDTSNFSQNGNSGTRIIIRYPNRRDNQDSGSNFQQLRYGSYGDEVFQVETQLDALGYNPGKVSKFYSISTLLAVRDFQRDAGLNVTGEVDQETWRKLKTLASELGNGDVEESTPENGRESHDTQQPGTNEGNNPPSGGNSSPAHDTNLPIGLNAEEQQMINLVNQERVSRGLAPLKVDMQLVETARLKSKDMVDNGYFAHQSPNLGSPFDMMRRAGVGYRYAGENLAGAPEVETAHRNLMNSPGHRANILSPNYTHIGIGIVDGSQYGQIFTQHFIGK